A genomic window from Rhizobium sp. EC-SD404 includes:
- a CDS encoding ABC transporter ATP-binding protein yields MRNWETDVVIRIEHLTMRFGGLVAVDNLSFDVGRGDITSLIGPNGAGKTTVFNCLTGFYKPTEGRMIMAHTPSAFANLEARTQEGRRYFADDGLFLLERMPDMEIAAVGKVARTFQNIRLFGGMTLLENLMVAQHNALIVASSYTFGGIFGLPSYRKGEREAIELAKYWLEKTNLIDRADDPAADLPYGDQRRLEIARAMCTRPQVLCLDEPAAGLNPKESSELNALLRQIRDDEGISVLLIEHDMSVVMEISDHVVVLDYGRKISDGAPQDVRSDPKVIAAYLGVDDEEVEAVEAEVEMEAASVGGNVRVVDAEAAQTLKELSARSVSKDAKGDGQ; encoded by the coding sequence CTGCGCAACTGGGAAACCGACGTCGTCATCCGCATCGAGCACCTGACCATGCGCTTCGGCGGCCTGGTCGCGGTCGACAATCTCTCGTTCGATGTCGGGCGTGGCGACATCACCTCGCTGATCGGCCCGAACGGCGCAGGCAAGACGACGGTGTTCAACTGCCTGACCGGCTTCTACAAGCCGACCGAAGGTCGGATGATCATGGCGCACACGCCGTCTGCCTTCGCCAATCTGGAAGCTCGGACACAAGAGGGGCGGCGGTATTTCGCCGATGACGGCCTCTTCCTGCTCGAGCGCATGCCCGACATGGAGATTGCAGCCGTCGGGAAGGTCGCGCGTACCTTCCAGAACATTCGCCTCTTCGGCGGAATGACGCTTTTGGAAAACCTGATGGTCGCGCAGCACAATGCGTTGATCGTCGCGTCCAGCTATACGTTCGGCGGCATTTTCGGCCTGCCGTCCTACCGAAAGGGCGAGCGCGAGGCGATCGAACTGGCCAAATACTGGCTGGAGAAAACCAATCTCATCGACCGGGCCGACGATCCGGCTGCCGATCTGCCCTATGGCGATCAGCGCCGGCTGGAGATCGCGCGGGCCATGTGCACGCGCCCGCAGGTGCTGTGCCTTGACGAGCCCGCCGCCGGCTTGAACCCAAAAGAGTCCAGCGAGCTCAATGCGCTTCTGCGCCAGATTCGCGACGACGAGGGCATCTCGGTGCTGCTCATCGAGCATGACATGAGCGTCGTGATGGAGATTTCGGACCACGTCGTCGTTCTCGACTATGGCCGCAAGATTTCCGACGGCGCGCCTCAGGACGTGCGTTCCGATCCCAAGGTCATCGCGGCCTATCTCGGTGTCGACGACGAAGAGGTAGAGGCGGTGGAAGCAGAGGTCGAAATGGAAGCAGCCAGTGTCGGCGGAAACGTTCGGGTTGTCGACGCTGAAGCCGCGCAGACACTGAAGGAATTGTCGGCGCGCAGTGTTTCCAAGGATGCGAAGGGAGACGGCCAATGA